The Paraburkholderia agricolaris genome includes the window GCCGCCTCGGGTTGCTCGAACGCGTCACCTGCGCGAGCCCGGCATATCTGGCGCGCTTCGGCCAACCGAGGCATCTCGACGATCTCTCGGGTCACGTCGCGGTGAACTGGCTGTCGACGCAAACCGGGCGGCGTGTGGACTTCGATTTCAGCGTGGCAAGGCGGCCGAGCAAGGTGAAGGTGGACAGCTTCGTTCACGTGAACGATGAACACACCTATCTCGCCTGCGGTCTTGAAGGCCTGGGGCTGATTCAGCCCGGGCGCGCCACTGTCGCGCCGTATCTGGCATCCGGACAGTTGATCGAGGTCCTGCCGAAGTGCAAGCCCACAGCAATTCCCATCTCTGTGACGTATGTGAAAAGCCGGCAGATTTCGCCGCGCGTGAGGGCGTTTGTCGACTGGCTCGCCGAGATTTTTGAAAATGCGCCGGGGACGGTCAAGGCATCGCCACCGCTAGCCGAACCGCCGTTCTGGCCCGTACTCGATGCGCAGCAAGGGTGTTACGACGTCGATACGGCATCGCGTTAGGGCGCATTGGCAGCACCAGCAGCACCGGCACTGCTCGCCTCAACGCGCCTGCGCGAACTCCTCGGCCACGGCCGCAATCAACACCTGAATCCGCGCGGTCTTGTACAGATCGGCATGCGCGACCACCCAGACGTCGAACGGCTCCGCGCGATGCGGCATCACACGCACCAGCTCCGGTTCGTAATCGGCGCGAAAACACGGCAGCTCGGCAATCCCGAAACCGGCAAGGGTGGCTTCGAACAGCATCGCGGTAGATTGCGTCTGGAACACGAGACGCCCACGCGAAGTCGGTTCTCCGC containing:
- a CDS encoding LysR family transcriptional regulator; translated protein: MIDRVQAMRIFVRIVDASSFTRAAESLEIPRATATTTVQALESLLGVQLLVRTTRKVTVTAEGAAYYERCAQILAAIEEVESGLFNRPENLRGRLRVAMPGMIAASIVVPALASFRALHPHVELALSVIQRALDPVSESVDCSIELGELPDSRLLARRLGLLERVTCASPAYLARFGQPRHLDDLSGHVAVNWLSTQTGRRVDFDFSVARRPSKVKVDSFVHVNDEHTYLACGLEGLGLIQPGRATVAPYLASGQLIEVLPKCKPTAIPISVTYVKSRQISPRVRAFVDWLAEIFENAPGTVKASPPLAEPPFWPVLDAQQGCYDVDTASR